The nucleotide sequence GTTCATGGGTCATGGGATGATGTTTTTCCAGTTTGTCCACTTGTGCATCAAGTTCGCGGTGCTTTTCGTAGTGATACCTAAACTCCTTGTTTTCTTGTAGAAGTTTTTGAATAGCCTCCTCTCTGGTCATCTTATATCCTCCTCTTTTGGTCTTACTAATATTAAACCACAAAGACTGACTAAAAAGCCAGCGGACAAAACCTGAAAAGAGGCAAAAGCTATAAAGGTTAGCAAGGCAAAGGCAAAGGGAACAAGACACAGGACATAAAGCCAGAAATACCTTCTTGTGGCGGTGTAGCTCCAGTAAGGGTCCTTTGTGGTATCCACGGGGAATACCTTCCTTTTTATAAAGATTGCGGGAAGGACGGAAACTATTCCAGTTGCTACCACGAAAAAGGTAAAGAAGTTCACTAAGTTTTTGTGGAGGGGAAGTCTAAAGTAAAAGTATAGAGGGATGCAGGCAAGGTATAAGATAACCAAGGAAGCTACAAAGGCATAGTGGAGTTGTCTTGACCTTTTTCTATAAATGTATACCTTTTCCATATTTCTATGATAGAATATAAGCATACGAGGTGAGAGTATGCAAGTGGAAATGCTAAGTGAGGAAAAGTTAGAGGAATGGGCAGAATTTTTAAAGGCTCTTGCCCATCCCATCAGGCTGAGGATAGTAGCGGCGCTTATTGAAGGCAGGCAGTGCGTGAAAAACCTTAGCGACCTTTTGCATACCTCACAGCCTAATGTTTCTCAACATTTGAGCATACTCAGAAGCAGAGGCATAGTGGGATGTAAAAGGGATGGGTCCATAGTATGCTATTACATTAAGGATGAAAGGGTGGTAAAGATTTACGAAATACTAAGCAAGGAGGTGTAATATGGCGGTAATAGTTCTTACAGAAAGCAACTGGCAGGCAGAGGTTATCAATTCTGACAAGCCTGTGGTGGTGGACTTTTGGGCTCCTTGGTGTGGACCTTGTAGGATAATAGCCCCTATAATAGAGGAGCTGGCAATAGAAATGGGAGATAAGGTGAAGTTTGGCAAGCTAAACACTGACGAAAATCCCAATATAGCCATGAGGTATGGCATAAGGGCAATACCAACTATAATGCTCTTTAAGAACGGTGAAGTGGTAGATACACGTATTGGAGTTCAGCCCAAAGAGGCGCTCAGACAGATGATTAACAGCCACTTGTGATGGTGGAGCTTTCTGAGGATATACTCTATGACTGTATTATAGTGGGTGGTGGTCCTGCAGGTTTAACTGCAGGGCTTTACTGTGCAAGGGCAAAACTTAACACTCTTCTTTTTGAAAAGGGCACTCTTGGTGGGCAGATAGCGCTCACGGACTTGGTGGAAAACTACCCAGGCTTTCCAGAAGGCATAAGTGGTAAGGAGCTTACAAAAAAGTTTAAAGAGCAAGCGGAAAGGTTTGGTTTGCAAATACTCAAAAAAGAGGTTATAAAGTTAGAAAAAGTTGGGAAAGAGATAGTTCTTCACTTAAGAACAGGCGAGCTTGTTAGAAGCAAAAGCGTTATACTTGCGGTAGGTTCAAATCCAAGAAGGCTTGGAGTCCCGGGAGAAGAAGAGTTTTTAAACAGAGGGGTCTCCTACTGTGCTACTTGTGATGGTGCTCTTTTTGAGGGAGTGCCTGTGGCAGTAATTGGGGGTGGAGACTCAGCCACACAGGAAAGCCTTTTTCTAACGAGGTTTGCCAGCAAGGTTTACCTCATTCATAGAAGAGACCAGCTTAGAGCTCAAAAGCATCTACAAGAGAAGGTCTTTTCCAACCCAAAGATAACCTTTGTACCAAACAAGGTGGTAGAGGAGATAAAAGGTGGGGACTTTGTGGAAAAGCTTCTCCTAAGAGACACAAGGGACAACAGCCTCTCTGAACTGCCAGTGGAAGGTGTGTTTATTTTTATAGGTCTTGAGCCCAACACAGGTTTCCTTAAAGGAACTATAGACCTTGACGATAAGGGTTATATAATAACCGACCAGAGGATGAGAACTTCAATGGAAGGCGTTTTTGCTGCAGGAGACTGTAGAAGCGGAGCAACAGGTCAGGTAGCTGTGGCTGTGGGAGAAGGCTGTATATCCGCTATAGAGGCGGAAAGATACATAGAAGACAACTTTTAAAGGCAAGGTTTAGACATGAACTATCAGGGAGGGTTTGAAACCTTTAGGGAAGCGACTAAATATATGTTTAGGTCTCCAAGTCTCTCTGATGTGCTTTTTGTGGTCCTACTTTTTTCCTCTGCGGTGGGTCTTCTTATAATTCTTCCCTATCTTTTATCAAAATACAGGGCTAAGATGGACATAAAGAAGGACTTTTTTAATATGGGAAGTTCTTTAGGGCTTGAAAAAGAAGAAATTGAGCTTCTTTGGAAATGTGCTAACACAACAAAAGAACCTATCAAAGTATTGCAGACCAAGGCAGTGTTTGAAAAGTGTGTCTCAAGACTTGTAAGGGAAGATGCCTCAAGAATGGAAATGGTAACCAAGATAAGAAAAAAGTTAAAGTTTGATAGCCTTCCTTGGTTTTTGCCTCTAAGTAGCACAAGGGACATAGACCTTTATCAGACAGGGTTTATAACTTACGAAAACAACGCTTATGGTTCTGCGGTATGGGAAAAAAATGAGCTTGAACTACATGTTGCCTTACTTGATGAACCACTTAAACCTATTCATCCTGGAGATAGGGTTAAGTTTTCCTTTCTAAGAGAAGATGACGGTAGGTATTATTTTCAAAGTGAAGTGCTAAGAACTTACAGGGATGGAACAAAGCTAATTATAGTGTTACCTCATACAGACCAGCTGTCAAAAATCCAACTAAGAGAAAGTCTTCGTTGGAAGGTGAAAATACCTGCAAAGGTGCATATATATAAAGATGCGGATACTCTCTCGCTGGAAGAACCCGAGGACCTTATAGAAGCTACGATAGAAGACTTAAGTATTCACGGTGTAAAACTTTGCTTCTCGGGTTTTGTTGATGTAGAGGTTGGGCAGAAAGCCTACCTTAACTTTACTCTCAAATCCTATCCTATAAAGGTTTTGGGAACTGTAAGGAATGTAAGGAGGGGCACAGGTAAAACATGCCTTGGTATAAGGTTTGAAAACCTCAGCAATAGAGACGAGGACTATATTAGGAAGTTTATAATAGAAGAACAGCGAGAGCTACTAAGAGCCTACAAAATAGGTGAAACTTAAAGGAGGTTCCTCTTCTTAAGAGCCTTTATTATCCTCTTCCTTGCCTGTCTCTCCTTTCTTTTTCTCTTCTCGCTGGGTTTTTCGTAGAACTGTCTCCTTTTTACCTCTGTAAGTATGCCTTCTTTTTCTACAAGCCTTTTGAACCTTTTTAAGACCTTTTCAAAGGGTTCGTTTTCCATAACTTCCACTATCGCCAAACCTTTTCACCTCCTTAGGTTTTGTTAAATATTATACCAAAAGCTTCGTCAAGATGGTCAACAAAGTGTAAATTCATCTTATCTCTTACATACTCTGGCAAGTCTTCCATCACCTCGTCTCTATTCTTTGAAGGAAGTATAACCTCGTATATGCCAGCCCTCTTTGCTGCCAATATTTTCTCCTTTAGACCCCCTACTGGTAGGACTCTTCCTCTTAGGGTAATCTCTCCAGTCATAGCTATGTCTGTCCTTACTTTTTTCTCCGTAAAAAGAGAAAGCAAGGCTACCGCAAGGGTTATACCTGCAGAGGGACCATCCTTTGGCACTGCACCCTCTGGAACATGCACATGCACGTCGTAGCTTGAAAATACCTCTGGGTCTATACCGTAATCCTCTGCCTTTGACTTTATGTAGGAAAGCGCAGCCTGTGCGGATTCTTTCATAACCTCTCCCAAAGAGCCAGTAAGTATGAGGGCTCCTTTTCCTTTAAACTTTGTAGCTTCAATAATCATTATCTCACCCCCTACCTCTGTCCAAGCAAGCCCTACCGCTATACCTACCATGGGCTTTTCTTCCGAAATGGTATACCTTTTTGACACACCCAGAAAGCCTTTTATATCCTGAGCCTTTACCTCAAAGGGTGGTGTTTCACCCCTTAACTTCCTGAGGGCTAATTTCCTAAGTATGGAGCTGAGCTGTCTCTGGAGGTTTCTCACTCCAGATTCTCTTGTGTATCCCCTTATAACCTCAAGCAAGGCATCATCGCTAAAGTGCACCTCTGTTTCCCTAAAGCCATGCTCTGGAAGTAGCTTTGGCAATAGATGGTTCTTGGCTATAAAGACCTTTTCCTCTTCTGAGTAGCCTGAAAGATGTATAACTTCCATCCTGTCCAAAAGAGGTCTTGGTATTGTATCTACACGATTTGCGGTGCATATGAAAAAGACCTCAGAGAGGTCAAAAGGAAGACCTATGTATAAGTCTACGAAGTTTTTGTTTTGCTCTGGGTCAAGCACCTCAAGGAGTGCAGATGCAGGGTCGCCCTGAAAAGAAAGGGAAAGCTTATCCACTTCGTCAAGGACTATAAGAGGGTTTTTAGTCCCTGCTTGCTTTATTGCCTGTATTATTCTGCCGGGCATAGCACCCACGTAGGTTCTTCTATGTCCTCTTATCTCCGCCTCGTCCCTTATACCACCCAAAGCTATTCTGACAAATTTCCTGCCCAAGGACTCCGCTATAGACCTTCCCAGCGAGGTTTTACCAACACCGGGTGGACCCACAAAGCAAAGTATCTGCACCGCATTGCTTTTTCCCTTCGTGAGCTTTTTGACTGCAAGATATTCTATTATCCTGTCTTTTACCTTCTCAAGGTTGTAGTGGTCTCTGTCAAGGATTTCTCGTGCCTTGTCAAGGTCATAGCGGTCCCTTGTGCTTTTGTCCCAAGGTAGGTCAAGCACCCACTCAAGCCACGTCCTAAGCACTCCAGCTTCTGCTGACTCAGGATGTAGCTTTTCAAGCCTTTTTATCTGCTTTTCTATTTCCTCCTTTGATTCCTTTGGAATCCTTAGCTTGCTAAGTTTCTTTTTATATTCCTCTATCTCCGCTTTACGCTCATCTCCTTCGCCAAGTTCTTCCAAAATTGCCCTAAGTTGCTGTCTTAGGAAGTATTCCTTTTGTTCCTTTTCTATTCTCTCTCTGGCTATGCCTCTTATTTTGCTTTGGACTTCAAGAAGTCCTATCTCACTTTGAAGATATTGGTGAACCAACTTTAGGCGTTCTACAGGGTCAAGGGTTTCAAGCACCTGCTGTGCTTCTGACGCCTTTATGTCTAATATGGATGCGGTCAAGTCCGCAAGCCTTCCAGGCTCTTCAATCTCTCTTATAAGCATAAGCAAGTCTGGTATTATCTGTTTGCCAAGAGACACAGCGGTATCAAGCTGTTCCTTTACAGACCTTATGTATGCCTTGACTTCGCTTGAGAGGGTTTCTGGCTCTGGTTCATCTTCTTCTATAGGCTGGACCTTTGCCACATAGTAGTCCTCAAAATGTTTGAATTCCAAAAGCCTTGCTCTTTTTATACCTTGCACCAGTATCTTTAGCCTGTTTTCCTCTATGGGTGCGGAACGGACTATATGGGCTATAGTGCCAATTGTGTAAAGGTCTTCCACCTTAGGAGTTTCTACACTTTTGTCCTTTTGCAAAACCAAAAATATGAGCCTGTCTTTCTTTAACGCTTCTTCTATTGCCCTAATAGAAAAGCTCCTACCCACAAAAAGAGGCACCACCATAGTGGGAAAGACCACAAGGTCCCTCAAAGGCATCATAGGAACTTCAAAAACCTCCTTAGGCACCTCTGGAACCTTTATTAGCTCCTCTGGAAACATGCCTACCTCCTAAGAGATTAACTCTTCTATAAAGGCATCCGCTACAAAGGGCTGTAGGTCTTCTATGCCTTCGCCTACACCTATGAGCTTTACTGGAATGCCAAGCTCCCTACATATGGGAACTATTGCACCACCTTTGGCAGAGCCATCAAGCTTTGTGAGAATTATTCCACTTACTTCTACCGCTTCTTTGAAGACCTTTGCTTGCTGTATGGAGTTTTGACCGATGGTTGCATCCAACACAAGCAGAGTTTCTGTTGGCTCTTGTGGTAAAAACCTCTTTATCACATCCCTTATCTTTCTGAGCTCTCTTATGAGAGGCTCTTTTGTGTGAAGCCTGCCAGCGGTGTCTACAAGCACAACCTGATAACCCTCCGAGGTAGCCTTTTGCAAGGCTTCGTATACTACAGAGGCAGGGTCTGCACCTTCGTGCTTTTTGAATATGTCCGCGCCACTTCTTTGAGCCCACACCTCAAGCTGTTCAATGGCAGCGGACCTAAAGGTATCTCCCGCCACGAGAAGAACCCTTTTACCTTCCTTTACAAACCTGTAGGCGAGCTTTCCTATAGTGGTTGTCTTTCCTGAGCCGTTTACACCGAGAAAGAGATAGAGGCTTGTGCCTTCGTGAGGCTCCTTGAGCGTGCCTTGGCACTTGCTTATCTGTGAAAGAAGCAGAGTTTTCAAAAGTTCAGCCAATTGGTCTGAGGTTTTGAGGTTTTTCCTTATGGCTTCTTTCCTTAGTTCCTCCACCACCTGCAGGGAGACCTTAGCACCCACATCCGCTTTAATGAGTTTTTCCTCAAGTTCCTCAAAGAGCTCTTCGTCTATTTTCCTACCTGCAAATAGTATTCCAAACTCTACCGCTTCCTTTGTCTTTCTCAAACCCTTTTTGAGCTTTTCCAAAAAGCTTTCCTTTTGTATAAGACCAAGCTCCTCACGTATTTTTCTTATAACCTCTTCTACCTCCTGCCTTTTGAGGGCTGGTGCAAGTCTTAAGGAACGTTCTAAGAGTTCAAGAGCCTTTTCTGGCTTTTTTGCCTCATAGAGCAAAAGACCTGCCCTTTTTAAACTCTCCCAGTCCCCGAGCTTTGCATACTCAACTGCGGACTTTTCCAGCTCTCCTACCCTCTCGTATATAAGAGCCTTTTCCTTGGCGGTTGCAAGCTCGGGGTCATAATGCTCTATTAGCTGGTAAGCATAGTAGTATTTTCCCTCCTCCATGTATAGCCTAAATAACAAACCTCTAAGTTCTGGGTTTTCCTT is from Aquificaceae bacterium and encodes:
- the trxA gene encoding thioredoxin, which produces MAVIVLTESNWQAEVINSDKPVVVDFWAPWCGPCRIIAPIIEELAIEMGDKVKFGKLNTDENPNIAMRYGIRAIPTIMLFKNGEVVDTRIGVQPKEALRQMINSHL
- a CDS encoding YdcH family protein; this encodes MTREEAIQKLLQENKEFRYHYEKHRELDAQVDKLEKHHPMTHELEMEIEKLKRERLYHKDMMEKILNDYLKGNS
- the rpsU gene encoding 30S ribosomal protein S21, encoding MAIVEVMENEPFEKVLKRFKRLVEKEGILTEVKRRQFYEKPSEKRKRKERQARKRIIKALKKRNLL
- the trxB gene encoding thioredoxin-disulfide reductase — its product is MVELSEDILYDCIIVGGGPAGLTAGLYCARAKLNTLLFEKGTLGGQIALTDLVENYPGFPEGISGKELTKKFKEQAERFGLQILKKEVIKLEKVGKEIVLHLRTGELVRSKSVILAVGSNPRRLGVPGEEEFLNRGVSYCATCDGALFEGVPVAVIGGGDSATQESLFLTRFASKVYLIHRRDQLRAQKHLQEKVFSNPKITFVPNKVVEEIKGGDFVEKLLLRDTRDNSLSELPVEGVFIFIGLEPNTGFLKGTIDLDDKGYIITDQRMRTSMEGVFAAGDCRSGATGQVAVAVGEGCISAIEAERYIEDNF
- the lon gene encoding endopeptidase La yields the protein MFPEELIKVPEVPKEVFEVPMMPLRDLVVFPTMVVPLFVGRSFSIRAIEEALKKDRLIFLVLQKDKSVETPKVEDLYTIGTIAHIVRSAPIEENRLKILVQGIKRARLLEFKHFEDYYVAKVQPIEEDEPEPETLSSEVKAYIRSVKEQLDTAVSLGKQIIPDLLMLIREIEEPGRLADLTASILDIKASEAQQVLETLDPVERLKLVHQYLQSEIGLLEVQSKIRGIARERIEKEQKEYFLRQQLRAILEELGEGDERKAEIEEYKKKLSKLRIPKESKEEIEKQIKRLEKLHPESAEAGVLRTWLEWVLDLPWDKSTRDRYDLDKAREILDRDHYNLEKVKDRIIEYLAVKKLTKGKSNAVQILCFVGPPGVGKTSLGRSIAESLGRKFVRIALGGIRDEAEIRGHRRTYVGAMPGRIIQAIKQAGTKNPLIVLDEVDKLSLSFQGDPASALLEVLDPEQNKNFVDLYIGLPFDLSEVFFICTANRVDTIPRPLLDRMEVIHLSGYSEEEKVFIAKNHLLPKLLPEHGFRETEVHFSDDALLEVIRGYTRESGVRNLQRQLSSILRKLALRKLRGETPPFEVKAQDIKGFLGVSKRYTISEEKPMVGIAVGLAWTEVGGEIMIIEATKFKGKGALILTGSLGEVMKESAQAALSYIKSKAEDYGIDPEVFSSYDVHVHVPEGAVPKDGPSAGITLAVALLSLFTEKKVRTDIAMTGEITLRGRVLPVGGLKEKILAAKRAGIYEVILPSKNRDEVMEDLPEYVRDKMNLHFVDHLDEAFGIIFNKT
- the ftsY gene encoding signal recognition particle-docking protein FtsY; this encodes MFFWRKTEEEKLAEKGDKNAILALIEKGKKDKAIEILERFKENPELRGLLFRLYMEEGKYYYAYQLIEHYDPELATAKEKALIYERVGELEKSAVEYAKLGDWESLKRAGLLLYEAKKPEKALELLERSLRLAPALKRQEVEEVIRKIREELGLIQKESFLEKLKKGLRKTKEAVEFGILFAGRKIDEELFEELEEKLIKADVGAKVSLQVVEELRKEAIRKNLKTSDQLAELLKTLLLSQISKCQGTLKEPHEGTSLYLFLGVNGSGKTTTIGKLAYRFVKEGKRVLLVAGDTFRSAAIEQLEVWAQRSGADIFKKHEGADPASVVYEALQKATSEGYQVVLVDTAGRLHTKEPLIRELRKIRDVIKRFLPQEPTETLLVLDATIGQNSIQQAKVFKEAVEVSGIILTKLDGSAKGGAIVPICRELGIPVKLIGVGEGIEDLQPFVADAFIEELIS
- a CDS encoding metalloregulator ArsR/SmtB family transcription factor; translation: MQVEMLSEEKLEEWAEFLKALAHPIRLRIVAALIEGRQCVKNLSDLLHTSQPNVSQHLSILRSRGIVGCKRDGSIVCYYIKDERVVKIYEILSKEV
- a CDS encoding PilZ domain-containing protein is translated as MNYQGGFETFREATKYMFRSPSLSDVLFVVLLFSSAVGLLIILPYLLSKYRAKMDIKKDFFNMGSSLGLEKEEIELLWKCANTTKEPIKVLQTKAVFEKCVSRLVREDASRMEMVTKIRKKLKFDSLPWFLPLSSTRDIDLYQTGFITYENNAYGSAVWEKNELELHVALLDEPLKPIHPGDRVKFSFLREDDGRYYFQSEVLRTYRDGTKLIIVLPHTDQLSKIQLRESLRWKVKIPAKVHIYKDADTLSLEEPEDLIEATIEDLSIHGVKLCFSGFVDVEVGQKAYLNFTLKSYPIKVLGTVRNVRRGTGKTCLGIRFENLSNRDEDYIRKFIIEEQRELLRAYKIGET